The Bacteroidota bacterium genomic interval CATCCCCGGCCTTAAGGCTCCGGCAAAGCCGCTGCCGTTCGACCTCAAGGGAAACACCGCAGTGCTGATGGTAAAGGAATTCAGCGGGCTCGGCATTCATACGATCTTCACCATCAAGCGATTGTTCCCGACCCATTTCAGAAATTTTGCGTTCCTCTCTGTCGTCAACGTCGATGCAACAACATTAAAGAGCAAAGATGAATTGACGGAAATGATCGACGCGCAAACGGCAAACCTGGAAAAATATGTCCGTCTCGCAAACCAACTCGGTTATGCCGCACGGTACCAGATCGCGGTCGGGACTGATGTGGTCGGCGAAGTGGTGAAAATGTCGACGGACATCGCCAAAGAATGTCCCCGCTCGATCTTCTTTACCGGCAAGCTTGTCTTCGAGCGGGAAAAATGGTATCAGCGCCTTCTCCATAACGAGACCGCGTACGCCATCCAGCACCGACTCCAGTTCAGCGCGATGAATTGCATGGTGCTCCCCGTCCGCGTCTATGCATCGGGGTAATTCTTCCCGATGCAGGCTGTGACCGGCAGCATATTCTCCATCTCCCCGGTTGAATTTAAAGAGGGGAAGAGGTAAACGCCCGTCGTGTTCGTGATATTCACCTTCGTTGAAGTTTTGCCGTTGACCGGTTTCTTGCACATGAAGCCTTCCCAAGGCTTCATCATTGCCCCTTAATTCCAATACTTTTTGATTTCGGAAGAACCTCTGGGCGATCCTCTTCATGGTTCGACGAGGAATATTTTTGCTCCGGAAAGGCGGTACGAGATGCTGACAGTTTCGCCGGCAAAGAGGAGGCTCGCTGGATAATACGCTGATCATGGAAGCAAACTCGCTCGGAGCAACGGCATGGCCGGCGAGAAGTTCAAGTCGATAAAGAACATGGTGCTGGTAAAGTAGGCGGGATCGCCGAGCGGGGATTCTTTCAGGATGTCTTTATTGATCTCGTTCCCAACTTCTGGTTGGGAACGAGCCAGGCGGACCCGAGCTTACGCCAGGTCGGCCAAGATTTCTTCCGTCTTTCTGATCCTCCCCATCTTTCCGAACGTCAGCTTCATCGGATACTCGTGTTCTTCTTTTGAGCGGGCGGAGCAGGCGTCCTCGACGAAGATCTGTTGATACCCGTATTCGAATGCAAACCGGGCCGTGCTCTCGACGCCGGCATTCGTCGAAATGCCGCAGAGGACGATCGTCTCGATCTTCCTTCTTCGCAATTGCAAGTCGAGCTCCGTCCCGTAGAACGCTCCCCACTGCCGTTTCGTGATCACGATATCCCCCGGCTTCGGTCCCAGTTCGGGGAGTATTTCGGCCCAGTCGGGGGGCCTTTGTCCCATCTGCATGGTATTGTCCGCTATCGGACGAAGAGCATCTTTTCCGTCCGGAGAGGGCGTTACCCGGACGAGAAAGACCGGCATCTGGTGTTTGCGAAATGCGTCCGCGATCTTCACCGCGTTCGCAACGACCGCGCTCGAAGGATACGGTTGCGTGTTTATGCTGACGATCCCTTTTTGAAGGTCGATGACGACCAATGCTGTGTTTAATTTGTCGATCATGGCAACAGGATGTTTGTCATTAAGAGGATTAAAATAAAGGTAGGAGAAACAAGAACGAAAGGCAATAAAGTCTTTCAGTGGGTAGTGTCCTAATTCAAATAAACATCTAAGAGTCCTTCAGCAATGTCTAGGGAGAGTCGTCGCTTTTCGACGGCGAAAGAACGTCGGGACTCAGAATGACGGGAATTCAATTATAGCGAAGATGTCGTCGAAAAAAATTAGGACGCCACCCTTAGGTATGGCATGTTTCCGCCGGACGGATTTTCGAACATCTTCACGCTAGAGATTTATGTACCCAGCTGTTTTTTTCTTAGCTCGACGACCGTTCGGAGTCAAGGATGGCCATTTGTGCCGCGCCATACCTGTCTCCGGCAACGGCATCTGCGGGAACGGCCTTTTCGATCGCCGTGAGTTCATCGGCTGAAAGAAATATTTTCACTGCCTCGACCGCCTCCCGAAGATATTCCGGACGCTTTGTGCCGATCAACGGAATGATATTTTTTCCACGGGACAGAACCCATGCGATCGCAAGCTGAGCGACGTTCACCCCCTTCGCGGCGGCGATCTCCCGGACTCCTGACACCAGCTGGACATTCTTCTCGAAATTGCCGGCGGCGAACCGGGGGGCCATCCTCCTGAAATCTCCCGCCGGGAAATTGCGGTTGTCCGGCAGCCGTCCGCCGATCAATCCGCGCGAGAGAACCCCATAGGCCGTCACTCCGATCCCGAGTTCGCGGCACGTCGGAAGGACCTCCCGCTCGATGCCGCGGGAGAAAAGGGAGTATTCAAGCTGAACGTCGCAGATCGGATGAACCTTGTGCGCCCGCCTGATGGTCTGCGCTCCCGCTTCGGAAAGCCCGATATGGCGAACGTATCCTTTCGCCACCATCTCGGCGATCGCGCCGACAGTCTCCTCGATCGGAACGGCCGGGTCGACGCGGCTCGGCCGGTAGATGTCGATGTAGTCGGTCTTCAGCCGGCGGAGAGAATACGATAAAAAGGTTTTGACAGCGGCGGGCCTTCCATCAAAACCGACGAACATTCCCCCCGGATCACGAAGCGAGCCGAACTTGACACTGACGATCAGATCCCCGCGGCGGTGCTCAGCGACAGCTCTCTGGATCAGCAACTCGTTGTCCCCCATTCCGTAAAAGTCCCCCGTATCGAGGAGGGTTATCCCCGCATCCAACGCTGCATGAATAGTAGCGATGCTCTCCTTTTCATCGGCTGGGCCGTATGATCCTGACATTCCCATACAGCCAAGACCGATGTCGAACGTGGCCGGGCCGGTGTTTCCAAGTTTTCTCATAAGTAGATCCCTATTGATGCCGAATGACAAATGACAAATGACAAATGACAAATGACAAATGACAAATGACGATATGATGATTCAGAGGAACTTTCGGAATACGTCAATCGGAATTGTGGGAGAGTCCCTCAGCATCGGCAAGCGTGCAGGCCTCCCATTTCCGTACCGAATTAATCCTGAAGATCCCTTTCGCCCTGACAACATCTTCTTTAGTTAACACACCCTCAGCGATCTTCCCCGATTCCAGGAGATGCTTTCGCATGACGCCCGGAAGAAGTCCCGAAAAAACCGGCGGCGTCAGCAGCCTGTTGTCAATATCCAGAACGATATTGGCAATCGTCGTTTCGGTGATCTCCCCCCGTTCATTCCGCAGAAGGAGGTCATCATTCCCCTTCGCCGGCTGAAGAGCGCTGTCGTACGCATCGCGAAGGGACGTTTTATGGTATAACATGCGGTCCTGAGAATTCACCGGTGTGCGCGAGAATGCTAGCCGAACCGCCGTTGACCTCCGTTCCGGGAACGGCGCCGCCTGGAAAAAACAAGAATGCGGAGGAGGATCGTCGCCGGCGATGGC includes:
- a CDS encoding hydrolase, which translates into the protein MIDKLNTALVVIDLQKGIVSINTQPYPSSAVVANAVKIADAFRKHQMPVFLVRVTPSPDGKDALRPIADNTMQMGQRPPDWAEILPELGPKPGDIVITKRQWGAFYGTELDLQLRRRKIETIVLCGISTNAGVESTARFAFEYGYQQIFVEDACSARSKEEHEYPMKLTFGKMGRIRKTEEILADLA
- a CDS encoding aldo/keto reductase — protein: MRKLGNTGPATFDIGLGCMGMSGSYGPADEKESIATIHAALDAGITLLDTGDFYGMGDNELLIQRAVAEHRRGDLIVSVKFGSLRDPGGMFVGFDGRPAAVKTFLSYSLRRLKTDYIDIYRPSRVDPAVPIEETVGAIAEMVAKGYVRHIGLSEAGAQTIRRAHKVHPICDVQLEYSLFSRGIEREVLPTCRELGIGVTAYGVLSRGLIGGRLPDNRNFPAGDFRRMAPRFAAGNFEKNVQLVSGVREIAAAKGVNVAQLAIAWVLSRGKNIIPLIGTKRPEYLREAVEAVKIFLSADELTAIEKAVPADAVAGDRYGAAQMAILDSERSSS